From the Pongo pygmaeus isolate AG05252 chromosome X, NHGRI_mPonPyg2-v2.0_pri, whole genome shotgun sequence genome, one window contains:
- the LOC129024731 gene encoding histone H2B type W-T, translating to MLRTQVPRLPGSTTAIVWSCHLMAAASAMAGPSSETTSEEQLITQEPKEANSTTAQKQSKQRKRGRRGPRRCHSNCCGDSFATYFRRVLKQVHQGLSLSREAVSVMDSLVHDILDRIATEAGRLARSTKRQTITAWETRMAARLLLPGQMGKLAESEGTKAVLRTSLYAIQQQRK from the exons ATGCTGCGTACCCAAGTGCCCCGGCTTCCCGGGTCCACAACCGCCATTGTCTGGTCGTGCCATCTAATGGCCGCTGCCTCCGCCATGGCTGGACCTTCCTCTGAGACGACCTCTGAGGAACAGCTGATCACCCAGGAGCCCAAAGAGGCCAACTCCACGACGGCCCAGAAGCAGAGCAAGCAGAGGAAGCGAGGGCGCCGTGGGCCCCGCAGGTGCCACTCCAACTGCTGCGGGGACAGCTTCGCCACCTATTTCCGCCGGGTGCTGAAGCAGGTTCATCAGGGCCTCAGCCTTTCCCGGGAAGCCGTGAGTGTCATGGATTCTTTGGTTCATGACATATTGGACCGCATCGCCACCGAGGCTGGTCGCCTGGCCCGCTCCACCAAGCGCCAGACCATCACCGCCTGGGAGACCCGGATGGCTGCGCGCCTGCTGCTGCCGGGGCAGATGGGCAAGCTCGCCGAGTCCGAAGGCACAAAGGCTGTCCTCAG AACTTCACTGTATGCCATACAGCAACAGAGAAAGTGA